In one Sphingobium indicum B90A genomic region, the following are encoded:
- a CDS encoding [protein-PII] uridylyltransferase, with amino-acid sequence MVMQFPKLGSRRAIIDRRAISDRIAALAQEHRGDQIKLRGLIVKELKDALDAGRDDVARRLSQKPTRGREAVTAFAFLIDQILRLLYDATTHHLYPAGNRSTGERIVLIAVGGYGRGEMAPHSDVDIGFITPWKPTGWTEQVIESMLYSLWDLGLKVGHSSRSIDETMRMAKVDLTVRTALLEARYIWGDRALYEETAARFDSEIMQGTARAFVTEKLEERDERHKRMGDSRYVVEPNVKEGKGGLRDLHTLFWIGKYVNRVKSVAELVDVGLLTESELRQFQKAEDFLWAVRCHLHMITGRAEDRLTFDLQLETATRMHFTGRAGRSGVERFMRYYFLNAKTVGDLTAVFLAHLDDQMAERGRRYIPSFFRRPKKLDGFVLDRGRLALPNDQFFQDDPVRLLEIFALADKHGLAIHPSAMRAASRDASLITAKIRRDPRANAAFMEVLTSPRDPETVLRWMNESTVFGRFVPDFRRVVAQMQFDMYHHYTVDEHTIRAVGLLARIEKGELNRDHPLAADLMGKLLSRRVLYVAVLLHDIAKGRGGDHSILGAEVADHLCPRLGLTPAETETVSWLVRHHLLMSATAFKRDLADYKTILDFVDVVQSLERLRLLLCLTVVDIRAVGPGVWNSWKRQLLGDLYEAAEEVLRLGHKQKGRSERVTTKQQTLRQAMGLSEADFAKLSKRLPESYWIAEPEDILIHNAQHILEAGDSPLSIAAQYYPQRGATLVTVYAADHPGLFYRIAGAIHLAGGNIIDARIHTTRDGVAIDNFLVQDPLGGAFHSPDQLTRIRKAIEDSLANRHRMITKLEARPLPRTRAEAFRIEPNVLIDNKASNRFTVIEVNARDRPALLFSLANALFQSKVTVHSAHVATYGERAVDTFYVTDLLAGKIESKGRLQTLERRLLEAAGGEVAELERA; translated from the coding sequence CAGGAGCATCGGGGCGACCAGATCAAGCTGCGCGGCCTGATCGTGAAGGAATTGAAGGACGCGCTGGACGCCGGGCGGGACGATGTCGCCCGCCGCCTCAGCCAGAAGCCGACCCGGGGGCGGGAGGCGGTGACCGCCTTCGCCTTCCTGATCGACCAGATTTTGCGCCTGCTCTACGACGCGACGACCCACCATCTCTATCCGGCGGGCAACCGCAGCACTGGCGAGCGGATCGTGCTGATCGCGGTGGGCGGCTACGGCCGGGGCGAGATGGCGCCGCACAGCGACGTCGACATCGGCTTCATCACCCCATGGAAGCCCACCGGCTGGACCGAGCAGGTGATCGAATCCATGCTCTATTCGCTGTGGGACCTGGGGCTGAAGGTCGGCCATAGCAGCCGTTCCATCGATGAGACGATGCGCATGGCGAAGGTCGACCTGACCGTGCGCACCGCCCTGCTGGAGGCGCGCTACATCTGGGGCGACAGGGCGCTGTACGAGGAAACCGCAGCCCGTTTCGACAGCGAGATCATGCAGGGCACCGCCCGCGCCTTCGTCACCGAAAAGCTGGAGGAGCGCGACGAGCGGCACAAGCGGATGGGCGACAGCCGCTATGTGGTCGAACCCAATGTGAAGGAGGGGAAGGGCGGGCTGCGCGACCTACACACGCTGTTCTGGATCGGCAAATATGTGAACCGGGTGAAGTCGGTCGCCGAACTGGTCGATGTCGGCCTGCTCACCGAAAGCGAATTGCGCCAGTTCCAGAAGGCGGAGGATTTCCTCTGGGCGGTGCGCTGCCACCTGCACATGATCACCGGGCGGGCGGAGGACCGGCTGACCTTCGACCTGCAACTGGAAACCGCCACCCGCATGCATTTCACCGGGCGCGCCGGGCGGTCGGGCGTCGAGCGGTTCATGCGCTATTATTTCCTGAACGCGAAGACGGTGGGCGACCTGACCGCCGTGTTCCTCGCCCATCTGGACGACCAGATGGCGGAACGCGGGCGGCGCTATATCCCCAGCTTCTTCCGCCGCCCGAAGAAGCTGGACGGCTTCGTGCTGGATCGCGGGCGGCTGGCGCTGCCCAACGACCAGTTCTTCCAGGACGATCCGGTCCGGCTGCTGGAAATCTTCGCGCTGGCGGACAAGCACGGCCTGGCCATCCATCCCAGCGCGATGCGCGCCGCCAGCCGCGACGCCAGCCTGATCACCGCGAAGATACGCCGCGATCCCCGCGCCAACGCCGCCTTCATGGAGGTGCTGACCAGTCCCCGCGACCCGGAAACGGTGCTGCGCTGGATGAACGAATCGACCGTCTTCGGCCGCTTCGTCCCCGATTTCCGCCGCGTCGTGGCGCAGATGCAGTTCGACATGTATCATCATTATACGGTGGACGAACATACGATCCGCGCCGTCGGCCTGCTGGCGCGGATCGAGAAGGGCGAACTGAACCGGGATCATCCGCTGGCGGCGGACCTGATGGGCAAGCTGCTGTCGCGCCGGGTGCTCTATGTCGCGGTGCTGCTGCACGACATCGCCAAGGGGCGCGGCGGCGACCACAGCATATTGGGTGCGGAAGTGGCGGACCATCTCTGCCCGCGCCTGGGCCTGACCCCGGCGGAGACGGAGACCGTGTCCTGGCTGGTGCGGCACCATCTGCTGATGTCGGCCACCGCCTTCAAGCGCGACCTGGCCGATTACAAGACGATCCTCGATTTCGTCGACGTGGTGCAGAGCCTGGAGCGGCTTCGCCTGCTTCTCTGCCTGACCGTGGTCGACATTCGCGCTGTGGGACCGGGCGTCTGGAATAGCTGGAAGCGGCAGTTGCTGGGCGATCTCTACGAGGCGGCCGAAGAGGTGCTGCGCCTAGGCCACAAGCAGAAGGGCCGCAGCGAACGGGTCACGACCAAGCAGCAGACGCTGCGCCAGGCAATGGGCCTGTCGGAGGCGGATTTCGCCAAGCTCAGCAAGCGCCTGCCCGAAAGCTACTGGATCGCGGAGCCGGAGGACATCCTCATCCACAATGCGCAGCATATATTGGAGGCGGGCGATTCCCCGCTTTCCATCGCCGCGCAATATTATCCGCAGCGCGGCGCGACGCTGGTGACGGTCTATGCCGCCGACCATCCGGGGCTGTTCTACCGGATCGCGGGCGCCATCCATCTGGCGGGCGGCAACATCATCGACGCGCGCATCCACACGACCCGCGACGGCGTCGCCATCGACAATTTCCTGGTGCAGGACCCGCTGGGCGGCGCCTTCCACAGCCCCGACCAGTTGACGCGCATCCGCAAGGCGATCGAGGATTCGCTCGCCAACCGGCACCGCATGATCACCAAGCTGGAGGCGCGCCCCCTGCCCCGCACCCGCGCAGAGGCCTTCCGCATCGAACCCAATGTGCTGATCGACAACAAGGCGTCCAACCGCTTCACCGTGATCGAGGTGAATGCGCGGGACCGCCCGGCGCTGCTCTTCAGCCTGGCCAACGCCCTGTTCCAGTCGAAAGTGACGGTCCACAGCGCCCATGTCGCCACCTATGGCGAGCGGGCAGTGGATACTTTCTACGTCACCGACCTGCTGGCCGGAAAGATCGAGAGCAAGGGCCGGCTGCAAACGCTGGAGCGGCGCCTGCTGGAAGCGGCCGGCGGTGAAGTGGCGGAACTGGAGCGGGCCTGA